From the Mammaliicoccus sciuri genome, the window TCTACTGGTATTCGCATAGCTAAAAAGTTAGGATACGACGGTTGGTTAGAGTTGAATGATCATTATTTAGAAGAAGTAGAATATTTCAACCGACATTATGAATCAAATTGGCAAGACCGTTAAACTCTGTGCACTCGAACCCCATTTTGAAATAGAGAAGTCATCGAAACATACATGTGCCATCTTCATTTCATATAGTGGTGAAAATCAAAGCATCTTGAAATTATTACCGATGTTAAAGAAAAAGCACATTCCAATTATCGGACTCACAAGCATTGGCGAAAAAACAGTAACCAAATACGCAGACAGCACATTACGCATTTCAACAAGAGAAAAGTTATATTCCAAAATTAGCAACTTCACAACTCGAGATTCAATCAGTTTCTTAATGGATATTATGTATGCTTGCGTATATGGAACAGATTATGACAAACATACTGATTATAAAATCAATATCGTTAAGAATTTCGATAACCGCGTGACTCATAATAAGATGATACAGGGAACAAATCATCATAAAAAAACCTTAAAAATCGTGAAATTTACGATTTTTAGAGGTTTTTTAACACTATTTATAATTTTTGACAATTAATTGAAATTTATGTAAAAATATAGGATAATATAACTAGTTTAATCAATAAATTATATGAAATTAAGACAACCTAGAGAATGAATAAGATTAAAAATATAAAGCATTCTTTCCTTTTCTGTAGGGAGAGT encodes:
- a CDS encoding SIS domain-containing protein, whose product is MNQIGKTVKLCALEPHFEIEKSSKHTCAIFISYSGENQSILKLLPMLKKKHIPIIGLTSIGEKTVTKYADSTLRISTREKLYSKISNFTTRDSISFLMDIMYACVYGTDYDKHTDYKINIVKNFDNRVTHNKMIQGTNHHKKTLKIVKFTIFRGFLTLFIIFDN